A window from Zingiber officinale cultivar Zhangliang chromosome 7A, Zo_v1.1, whole genome shotgun sequence encodes these proteins:
- the LOC122001137 gene encoding reticulon-like protein B2, producing MAENKESVFDQIKEKFHGADDSSSSDDEKSKVVAAAEAAKAKIFRLFGREKPVHQILGGGKPADIFLWKDKKASAAVLGGATAIWILFELMEYHLLTLVCHLLILSLALIFLWANATHLITKSTPHIPEVSIPEKLVVDIALSLRYEINCGLAALREIASGRDLKKFLAVIAGLWVLSIIGNCTNLVTLIYIVFVTLHSVPFLYNKYEDEVDTFAEKVTIEFKKQYAVVHAKYLSKIPRGPLKDKKFQ from the exons ATGGCGGAGAACAAGGAGTCGGTGTTCGATCAGATAAAGGAGAAGTTCCACGGCGCGGACGACTCCTCGTCGTCCGACGACGAGAAGTCCAAGGTGGTGGCGGCGGCGGAGGCCGCAAAGGCCAAGATCTTCCGCCTCTTCGGTAGGGAGAAGCCCGTGCACCAGATCTTGGGCGGCGGAAAGC CTGCTGATATTTTTCTATGGAAGGACAAGAAAGCTTCAGCTGCTGTTCTTGGTGGAGCCACAGCAATCTGGATCTTGTTCGAGCTTATGGAGTACCATTTGCTTACTTTGGTCTGTCACTTGCTTATCTTGTCTCTTGCTCTCATTTTCCTCTGGGCCAATGCTACGCATTTGATTACCAA GTCTACTCCACACATTCCTGAGGTGAGCATTCCTGAAAAATTGGTTGTGGACATTGCTCTTTCTCTGAGATATGAGATCAACTGTGGCCTTGCCGCTTTGAGGGAAATTGCATCCGGACGTGATTTGAAGAAGTTCCTTGCT GTGATTGCTGGACTATGGGTTCTCTCGATCATTGGGAACTGTACCAATTTGGTGACATTGATATATATCG TTTTTGTCACACTTCACTCTGTACCTTTCTTATACAACAAGTATGAAGACGAAGTCGACACATTTGCAGAGAAGGTAACAATCGAATTTAAGAAGCAATATGCCGTagttcatgccaagtatctgagCAAGATACCAAGAGGTCCATTGAAGGACAAAAAGTTCCAGTAG